TTTTGATCATTGTCGTACCTTTTCGAGCATATTGCGTGAAAGTTTCGTTGTTTTTTGCAAACGCTTTGAATCTGTTAATATCCAGtgtcttttttttcttatttcccATTTGCATTATTGCAACACTATCCAAAACAATACTATTCTAAGTCCGTCTAGTTTTACACGTTAATTTGTACTAGGTTTTCTTCTATAAGATCGTTTGCATTTAATAActccttttttaattaaaaacaaattaaattaacGATTCTCAAAATGTTATAAGAGCAGCCTGCATTTCTAGTTAAAAAAGCACTGGAAGAAGTTAATGTTTGCAacatatttacgcaaaaatgtaattgacagcattgtgaaatatttgcttGTACATTGTGAAACgtttatacaaacaaaataacgtACTTACACAGGACATTGATCGTAATAGTTGTTCTATTCTCCCCATTCTGGAAACTGCCGAAAGAAGGTACCAATTTGTTTTGAACCTTGCACGTGTAGTCCCCGTCGTCGATGTCAGGTAGGACATTCGTTTATTGCAATGCTCTGTTAGCCGTGGATCCACGTGGGTACGTCCAGCTGTAGCTGCTGGCCGGGTTGCTGTCAGTGCTGCAGTTGAACACCTTGCTGTTGCCTTCGATGATATTCACCATACCCTTTACGGTACTACCATCCACACGTATTGTTGGCATCCAGGGCAAgtctgaattaaaaacaaattttacttGCATCAGCAGCATGCAACAATTGCAAAGAAAACTTTATTCGAATGTAGGAAGCGTTATTCACTTCGTGCAGTGATCGACGTCGTATTTCGGACTAAGCTTTTCTGGTTAAATATTTGCTTGATCAAATGTATGccatataaaatgtaatttacaaATAATCTCACAACCATACTATAATCATGAAATCACCCCTTTGCTGTTTTATCATCGGAATATCGTAATTTTGTGACTTTAAACCTCACAAGCCAAACTATATCAAGTATGTTTTTGATGTCTGACATTATTATTGAGTAGTATTTCACCTACATGTTAGTGTAGGTAAGactttacattaaaaaaatgtataacgcTTAATGTGTCTGATATAAATGTTGCGCTTTTTAAGATAAGATTTGCTATTCAAATTATCATTACTCATTTTACATGCGTTGCATTTTTGAAGTCTCACTATATTAGAGTCTTTATTGTTTCATGTTATGAATTTGATAAATCATTCAAGCCTTACTGGACAATTTAAGAAACGCcgaattttgaaattattaagcgaacattttgtgttttcattattttccagTGAATccataagaaaattatatttaaaaaaaaaaaataagttattttgcgaatcattttaaaaatgtaattcgAACactaaaaaagtaataataaatagtaaaaaCTACTGAATATACTAGGCAATAAGCTTTCCATTagcaaatgtttataataaacacTCGTATTCAAACAACCctttgtaatactttttataataCTTACACAATACATCTATGGTAAAGGACGTCAAGTTTCGGGCTGTAACCGGACTACCACTCCCAGTTGCGGACATACTGTTCCTGGCCTCAACGGTGTACGATCCTGCCTGTGTCCTCGTTATGCCAGTAAAGCTCAACGGTAGGTTAATCCCATCTGGTCCAGATAGTAGATATGTGGTCGGCAGTGGATTACTGTCAGCCGTACAGGATATTGAGAACATGCTGCCAATAATGACAATCAACGATGGTGAAACATTGACGTTGTTGGCTTTGCACACAGGAGGATCAGGGCCGtctgaaaataatacaaaatcatCAGTTCATATGTCACTATCTTGCGTATTGATCGCAATGCCGTAAAAACACGATTTATTACAGTCTGATGAACGATGAATGAAGTGGCACTGCTTCAACGACGTTCATAGTTCAAACGTCTGTGCTACAAATCGGTTTTGCAATACACAAGTGATCGTGCTCATGAACAAAGATCATATCATTTCATGGGGTCTAACATATATCTTTCGATTGACCGAGAATTGCCTTTTTTATATTGCGCCGGGTGCAAATAATCATGTACGTGAACCTTGTTTAAAACAGACTATTTTGTCTTCATACGAATGTATTAGATTAATACTTTTAATGAACATATGCCTTGTTCTAGCATCCAAGGTATGATTTATCAGTTGCATGTCTAACACTggtatgtttcttttaaataatatgtaacGAATTTCTTACAACGATATTTATACTGCTAGTGAACTACAGTTGCAATCGTGattcgcataaatgtatttagcTCAACCTTTTACTTTTCCTAGCCACTGCTCTTTCGATATTATTTAGCTATGCATATTGTGCTTTACTTCGACCGACCTTCAAATTGCTTTCACTAAGCCCcgaaaacattaacaaatatgGCTTACAGCTTATCATTGTTTACTATCATCTTACATAGAACATTTATCATCTTTGTTCCGGAAGTGAACCactgttccatgtttcttgcaCGGCAGTACACACCCAAGTCCTGGTCATCTCTCTGTACCTGTAAAGTGAGGGTCCCATGCGTCACGATCAGATCCCCGTCCGGTGTTGATGATGTACTTGTTCCAGAGGTTATTTGTATGTCGTCTGCTGTAGAAGTGGTTTTGTTGTCTTTGTACCAAACGACAGAGGCTACAGGGTTTCCAGGGGACGTCTGACACTGGAATGTGCCTTCTGTGTTTACTATAACGGACACGGGGTTGTCGATTGGAGAGGATATTAGTGTCGACGTAATGCCAactgaaacaaaacatgcaaaacGTGTATAAGCAGCTATACAATAACCAAGAAACGATGTTAAAACACTATCCTGGGTAATACTAGTAATCGTATTAACAAAGTTGAATGAAACTGCACATCTCATAAGTGACTAAGTAAAAGATAGAGCATGATCCAACTGTCTAATGTTATAACGCAGATTCAGTAAGAGTCCTGTCTGTAATTCATAACGATCAATCGTGGTACCGAAATGCGGCTTTATTGCCTGAAATAATCTATAAAACTGAAAAATCGAACTGTTTTAAACGACGTTAACAAATGTTTATCATATTAGATAAAAACGTTTCCTTCAATTGAATGATGGTAAAAGGTCATTTAAGATCCTAAAttaaaaagtacaaaataattTCGGACTAAATTCGGCTCACAAATAGCGATCAGTATCAAAAAGGAACAATGATTTTGTCAAACGCAATACTCTTGAAGACTACTTTCACTTGTGTGATTTACTTTACAAAGTTACAGTGAtatgaaattcaaaaattgaATCAAGAAGCGGAATGAACATCGGCCTCTAAATTCTTTGAAGATGCCTCTATAAAGACATGCACTTACCGCTAAAATAGGGAAATAAATAGCCATTTATCATGagcaagattttttttaaaacggtTAAAAATGCAATTCATTGAGCGCTCTCATTAACTGTTTCAACCTTTGATTGCTTTGGGTTTTTATGAGTAAAAACacattcttatttatattttagtcGCTCGCTCATTTCATTATAAACCCTACAAACCGTAGaccaaaaaataatttggtgaGGCATTATAAGTCGACACCCTCCTTTAGTGGGCGCGGACTATATTTCATATTGTCCCAAATGTAGCTTTAACTTACGGAtcagttcataaattgcagaagactgtttttgatattttccacgttgcacgataaaatgtaatgtacagtgtgtataaaatgtatacttCAATTGATAACGAAGTCTTAAATCATAACGGCCCTGAatgttgattttgaaaacattgatttcAAATACCAACTTTCCCCCACATATAtaaaggttacacggtactttAACAATTTCCATTATGTTTTTCTAACTTcgacgcagtaatctcccttgtcGAGCTGCGACAAAGGGAGTTTTGAAATAACTCCCTCCAAATGTATAGTTATTTTTATCCCCGTTTTATTTACTCAGACCAGCTAAGTGTgtgcacaaaaataaatacaaatgtaacaGTATTATCAACAATAATAATGTCGAACATATGTATACTTAACATTGTATCGAAAATagtaaattcttttttttatgatttttacatgcatgtgttttcttttattttcagtcCGCCGACTTAAAGCTTTTCACTTGTTAAACTCTCGTACTTTTTAAAGCATACCTTTAAACAATCTCACATATTGATGAATAGGTATCGTTGTGTactattttttttgtaacgGTTCAACTACAATACTACATGCTTTTGATTGCGCACTCTTTTCACGAGTCGAAAACATGtttagtattgttttttttttatttaaaacacaacCACTGAATTGTTCAACCATTTCTTGGTGTATATATGCATACTTTGGTTTTATTATTCTTATCTGCTTACGATTCCTGTTTCGTAGGACACTGAAGCTTTGCGACATAATCTATATAAAAGTTGAAATTGTCAATTAAAATTTGTATGAGtaagtgtattttgtttgtatcgAAAatttaagcgatgtagtttaAATCGTTGTATTACATGATCGTCACCCAAACAGGCGCACGAAGACAGTTCGACCTGGGAAATAAATCCCGTGTCCCATTtctaaatacatatatatatcatatatggcATTGAAATTCTGCCCTCTTTTGCGCATATTGCAAAAGCGTGAATAGTGTCAATGCTATCTACACGGATGACGTGTTCTATAGATATAAAGgcaaactttaaaaacatgtaatatttaaaattaaatgcgCGATAAGATAATGGCCGACTAGTGTTGATTTAGTATTTCGAATAACATAATCTTACGTTGTATTAAAAGAGTTAAATTAACAACATGTGTCATTAAATTTCGAAAACACCTATTGAGTAAAAACTAGTTAGTACTATTGCTTATTAATGTTctgtttcttatttttaatgcatatgTTTATGTCATACAAAGTGTTTAATGTCTTATGAATGTTATACGTATTGTTATATGTCTTAACctacaaacataatattattatatttattattttattaaccattctttttaaaaaaaaaaaattacattttttatttcatataataaaCCTTGAAATGTCATCgattgtaataattatgatcATAAAATCTTTTAACTCCAAATATGGCGTCATTTTTTGTGAGTCAGGGCCACTGTAAAACTGAAATTACATCAATTTAAAATTGAGAatggctttttaaaaaatatattttgtaatgcatgatgaataagtattgttttcatacatttttatataactatattatatacttcaacaaaaaacatgtacGGCAAACTCACTCTGAAACCGGTATTGTATGTGATCTTTCATcgcatcaagaataacatttgATTGTAGGTGTCAGTTTAAGATAGATTCTACTTTTATTCAACTATAATGCTGTTGATGAAATACTTCTTACCTGTCAAATCAATAGTCAATTCATTGGTATACGCTAACGTCGACGACGCTTGAGTGCCGTATGCAAATTTACACCTCCACATATCGCCCTTCATGTCCGTCTCCACACTGATGAGAGTACACGTGTAATTAGATATGCTTACACAGCCGCAGTTCATGTTGGTAGGAACTAGGTAAGACGGGTGAAAGAGACATGTTCCATTAGCATCCAGTTTCATTACTACTGTAGGTGATGTTGGGAAGTAATTATTGTCGCGTGGTTTGTTGTACCAGTCTACAAGAAGAATATCATTTCTTGACGAGAAACAAATCATCTGTAAGTTGTCGCCCTGAGACACTGATGCCCCGTCAGTTCCCGTGCTGTTACCCGAGATGGTAAACGAAGTAGCTGTGAAATGGTATAAGAACATCGTcaagtaaatttgtttttgtaacttTATAATTGTAATACGATATGAATCGTACTTCTCTGCTGACATATTTCTTTGCACTTAAATACGTATTATATATGTGGTATTAATGCTACGAGATATGGCTATGCATTTTCAAAAACCAGATACATGTAATTTTTGCTATCACATAATCATATGcagtaaagttttttttatgacaaagcTTATACTTTTAAACATCCTACTACTACAATCAccactactgctgctgctgctctacttctactactacaactactgctactactactactgctactgctactgctgctgctgctgctgctgctgctgctgctgctgctgctgc
The DNA window shown above is from Mya arenaria isolate MELC-2E11 chromosome 6, ASM2691426v1 and carries:
- the LOC128238003 gene encoding carcinoembryonic antigen-related cell adhesion molecule 5-like is translated as MFLYHFTATSFTISGNSTGTDGASVSQGDNLQMICFSSRNDILLVDWYNKPRDNNYFPTSPTVVMKLDANGTCLFHPSYLVPTNMNCGCVSISNYTCTLISVETDMKGDMWRCKFAYGTQASSTLAYTNELTIDLTVGITSTLISSPIDNPVSVIVNTEGTFQCQTSPGNPVASVVWYKDNKTTSTADDIQITSGTSTSSTPDGDLIVTHGTLTLQVQRDDQDLGVYCRARNMEQWFTSGTKMINVLYGPDPPVCKANNVNVSPSLIVIIGSMFSISCTADSNPLPTTYLLSGPDGINLPLSFTGITRTQAGSYTVEARNSMSATGSGSPVTARNLTSFTIDVLYLPWMPTIRVDGSTVKGMVNIIEGNSKVFNCSTDSNPASSYSWTYPRGSTANRALQ